One Mucilaginibacter ginkgonis genomic region harbors:
- a CDS encoding contractile injection system tape measure protein: MVDELTMTSTVKKYGVNNAGIVLLNPFLPNAFKRLNFTDPDSGGLIKPHDAAAFLQNCVGADDESGAGLINLLCGLDLAHRQVKPAPNLDIQRLADELLQAVIANWIQLRNSSPTALKESFLQRPGHLSYTGHSWQLEVSNHSYDVVLQTCPWTFEEIKLPWMSTALSVSWAI; this comes from the coding sequence ATGGTGGATGAATTAACTATGACTTCAACGGTTAAAAAATATGGCGTTAATAATGCAGGTATCGTCCTGCTGAACCCGTTTCTGCCAAATGCTTTTAAGAGACTAAATTTTACTGATCCGGATAGCGGTGGCCTGATAAAGCCGCACGATGCTGCGGCGTTCTTACAAAACTGTGTTGGTGCGGATGATGAAAGCGGCGCCGGATTGATCAATTTACTTTGTGGATTAGACCTCGCGCACAGGCAAGTAAAACCGGCACCAAATCTTGATATTCAAAGACTTGCTGATGAGTTATTACAGGCTGTTATTGCAAATTGGATTCAGCTCAGAAATTCATCACCAACGGCGTTAAAAGAAAGTTTTTTGCAGCGCCCGGGTCACTTAAGTTACACCGGTCATAGCTGGCAATTAGAAGTTTCAAATCATTCATACGATGTGGTCTTGCAGACCTGTCCATGGACGTTCGAAGAGATAAAATTACCGTGGATGAGTACGGCATTAAGTGTCAGTTGGGCGATTTAG
- a CDS encoding transglutaminase-like domain-containing protein: MAVKVDKGIHFMPEITQSEIKSLIKLLDDPDQEIFGHVHDKLFGLGDEAIGFLEAAWSEAFDPILQERIADLVHEIQFNNVKTDLKLWYQSGSFDLLRGILTINKYQYPDLDEQKVINQIESIKRDVWMTMYAEGSPADHVKLINHVIYNLHGFSGNTANHQDPQNSYLSQVLESHKGNQISLAIIYSIIAQKLDIPIYGVNLPQHFILAYIDESKESEFEGGVLFYINAFNKGLVFGRRDVDMFLKQLGVKPDKQFYEPCTNADIIRRVLRNLISAYENLGSTDKVTELNELLEIVLE, from the coding sequence ATGGCGGTAAAAGTAGATAAAGGAATACATTTTATGCCCGAAATAACGCAATCAGAAATAAAATCACTTATAAAATTGTTAGACGATCCCGACCAGGAAATATTTGGCCATGTGCATGATAAGCTTTTCGGCCTGGGCGACGAGGCCATCGGTTTCTTAGAAGCCGCCTGGAGCGAGGCTTTTGACCCGATATTGCAGGAGCGTATTGCCGACCTGGTTCATGAAATACAATTTAACAACGTTAAAACCGACCTTAAGCTATGGTACCAAAGCGGCAGCTTTGACCTGCTGCGCGGTATCTTGACCATAAACAAATATCAATACCCTGACCTGGACGAGCAGAAAGTGATCAACCAGATTGAAAGCATTAAGCGCGATGTTTGGATGACCATGTACGCCGAAGGCAGCCCGGCCGACCATGTGAAGCTGATAAATCATGTGATCTACAATCTGCATGGCTTTAGCGGCAACACGGCAAACCATCAGGACCCGCAGAACAGCTACCTGAGCCAGGTATTGGAATCGCACAAAGGTAACCAGATATCACTGGCCATCATTTATAGCATCATAGCGCAGAAACTAGATATACCTATCTACGGCGTTAACCTGCCACAGCACTTTATACTGGCATACATTGATGAAAGTAAAGAGAGCGAGTTTGAAGGCGGCGTTTTGTTTTACATTAATGCCTTTAACAAAGGCCTGGTGTTTGGCCGCCGCGATGTAGACATGTTTCTGAAGCAATTGGGCGTAAAACCCGATAAGCAATTTTATGAGCCTTGCACCAATGCCGATATTATCCGCCGTGTACTTCGCAACCTCATCAGTGCGTATGAAAACTTAGGCTCGACCGATAAAGTTACTGAGCTGAACGAGCTGCTGGAGATAGTGTTGGAGTAA
- a CDS encoding O-methyltransferase, with protein sequence MFKWQFAKDYLLHRLQAGNRHGLHSPFVYRLVDEVIYDFKPKSVYAEIENYRKQLLHDDSEITVTDLGAGSHVNNNKQKKISQIAKNALKPPKLAQLLYRLAADLQPANIIELGTCLGTTTLYLHAAAPNAKIYTLEGCPQTAGVAQKGFDKTGAKNIQLITGNFDDTLPPLINELDQLDFVFIDGNHQKQATLDYFNRCLPKVHENSLLIFDDIYWSEGMKEAWTEIKKHLDVTATVDLFWIGLVFFKKGRMKEDFKIQI encoded by the coding sequence ATGTTTAAGTGGCAGTTTGCTAAAGATTATCTATTACACAGGTTACAGGCCGGCAACCGCCATGGTTTACACTCGCCTTTTGTGTACCGTTTGGTAGATGAAGTAATTTACGATTTTAAACCCAAAAGCGTATACGCCGAAATTGAAAATTACAGAAAACAACTATTGCATGACGATAGCGAAATTACCGTTACAGACCTGGGCGCCGGCTCGCATGTAAATAACAATAAGCAAAAAAAGATAAGCCAGATAGCAAAGAACGCGCTTAAACCCCCTAAGCTGGCGCAGCTGCTTTATCGCCTGGCGGCCGACTTACAGCCCGCCAACATCATAGAGTTAGGTACCTGCCTGGGGACTACCACCCTGTACTTACACGCAGCCGCGCCCAATGCTAAAATATACACCCTAGAGGGCTGCCCGCAAACCGCCGGCGTAGCTCAAAAAGGATTTGATAAAACAGGTGCTAAAAATATTCAACTGATTACCGGGAATTTTGACGACACACTTCCGCCGCTGATAAACGAACTGGATCAGCTTGATTTTGTATTTATAGACGGTAACCACCAAAAGCAAGCTACACTGGATTATTTTAACCGGTGCCTGCCTAAAGTGCATGAAAACTCACTACTGATATTTGACGATATTTACTGGAGCGAAGGCATGAAAGAAGCATGGACGGAAATAAAAAAACACCTTGACGTTACTGCCACCGTTGACTTGTTTTGGATAGGTTTGGTATTCTTCAAGAAAGGCAGGATGAAGGAAGATTTTAAGATACAGATTTGA